Genomic window (Marinifilum sp. JC120):
CGCCCTGTACCAGTGGAAGGTACCGAAGCACGCTATCCTGTTGATACCATCATTTCAGCAATCGGACAGAAGCCTCAACTTTCATGTTTTTATACGAAAGGTGAAGAACAATGCAGCATTGGTTTCACTCGCTGGCGGACAATTGATGCCCATCCCGAAACCCTGCAAACATCCGTCCCAAAAGTTTTCGCGGGGGGAGACGCTGTTTCAGGACCGGATCTAGTTATCTCCGCAGTTGGTGCAGGCAGGCAGGCCGCCCGCTCAATTCATTACCTGCTGACCACAGATCAAATACCTATGGCTGATAATATCCTGCGCGAACTGATTCCTTACACTCTTTTCAAAGATGTAGACGGCTGCAAGCATAAGGAACGCTCAGAAATGCCGCATCTCTGTTCCGGTGATGATCGGACCAGCACATTCAAGGAAATCGAAGGCTGTCTCTGTGAAGAAGAATTACACCATGAAACTTCACGCTGCCTGCGCTGCGGCCTGACCTGTTATGACCGGGACATTCCGCTGGAAAACATCTTCACCAACCGGGTCGGCGAAAAAGTAGAATAATGATTCAGACTACTTAGAAAGTGCCTGCTGCAAGGCGCAAAAAAAGGCGCACCGGGTAATCCCAGTGCGCCTAAACTTTGATCGCTCAAAGCTATTATTTCTGGAGGCCGGACTGTACGTCCTTGAGGAGCTCCTGAACCTTGGCAAGTTTTGCCTGCTCTTCTTCGCTGAGCTGTGCGCCAACGTAAGAAGCTTTCTGGTTCATTTCTTCAATAATACCGTCCATGATAATATGTCTGGTTTTAGTGGGGAGCTTTTCAAGTTCAACCAGTCTGCCGTCTACAACAGTCATCTGGGTGTTCAGGGCTTCCACATCACCGCGTACGGTCTGCAAATCTTTAACTTCAGCGGTAAGGCTGGTAAGATTCTGATTCAGGCCGTAGAAAAATACTACAAGAAGAACTACTGCCATAAAGGAAATGATAATTGCTACCTTACCCATATCCTTCTGAGCAGTTTCGCTGACGCCGGATGCGACGTCTTCAACCAGCACTTCTTCGTTCTGCTGGTAATCTTCCATCTGATGCACTTTTTCAGTTGCTGCGCTCATTTTTTTCCTCCTAAATGATCGTGTTTATAACGAAAATGGACTATACTTCAAGGACGACTTCAAATCAAGAATTTAAACCTTTTTTAAAATTTTTGATCCATCCTCCCTGTAAACACTCCGTGACTCTCACAAAAAATCAAGTTGCGCAACCATGATAAATCAAAACCATTAACTTAAAAGCTGAATAAGATAAAAAAATCCCGCAGCCGCTTAATCCTTCCTGAACTGTGAAATCAATTCCCGGCACAATACTTGCTATTTCTTAATAAAAATAAATTTGTGGAAAATATTTCCTAACAATAATTAGATAATATTCTCGGGAGCCTGACATGTTCACCAGCTCAGTTTCAAACGGATCAAGCACTGCCGGAAGCTATTTTTCCAACATTGCCAACAACTCACAAAGTGCGAAAACACCTAATATTTCGAACAACTTAAGCCCAACCCAGATCCGCAGGCAGTTGCAAATGCAATTCGCCAGCATGAGCTTTGGGCTGAACTCCGGTGAACAGCAACAGGTAAACGGATATTTCTCACAGCTGAACAATATTTATGGCGTCAATGATTCGTCTATCCGCGAAGAACAGGAAAAAAAATTTAAAGAACTTAAAAAAGAACTCGATGAACTCTACGGTCTCGACAAAAAGCCCAAAAAGCTCACCGCTGAAGAGCAAAAGAAAGTCGATGATCTCCAGACAAAACTTGACGAGCTTTATGAAATCGTTCCCACAAAAGATCCAGAGGGAGCAGATCGCACAAGGGCAGAAAGCCTGAAATGGGAACTTAAAAAATTATATTACCCAGAAGGTAAAGTTCTGACTGCTGCTGAAAAGAAAAAAGAAGCATCTATCCAAAAAGAATTAAAAGAAATCTTCGGCATAACCGGCCCCAAGACCCTGAGCAAAGAAGAACAGGCCACAGCGGACGAGCTTAATAAACAAATTGATGAAATATGCGGCACAACCAAAAAAGAACTCAATGAAGAAGAAAAGAAACGAGCTGATGAACTTCTTCTTGAAATGGAAAAGATTGCCGGAAGCTTAGTCACCCATGGCCTCAGCAATGCTGAGAAAAATCTGTACTACAAACTTGATGAACAATCCGATGCTCTTAAAGCAAAAGCCAAAGAATCTACCCTATCTGATGAAGAACAGGATAAACTTGCCAAAATAACCAAAAACATCGACATACTGCTGGATAAAGCTGCCGCTATTCAAGAGCAGCAGGACAAACAGGCCGGTCAAGTTCACGGGCAGCTTAACGGCTTTTTCTCCCAGTTGGGAATGATGGGGGGCGGAACTCTGCTCTCAAGAAGCATATAAATTTCACTTGAAAAATACTCCGTTTTCTCTTACCCCTGAAACCTGTACGGACAGATATGGAGCCACGCTCCCTTACATATAATTTTCAGGATGAAAGGAGTCAGCAAATGCCTATTTATGAATTTAAATGCCCCAAGTGCGCTAAAGAATTTGATGAACTGGTAATGCCCGGAAAGGAAGCTAAAGCAGACTGCCCCGAGTGCGGACACAAAGAATGTGAAAAGCTGCTCTCCATAGGCAATGTACGCCCCAACGGCATCCCCAAAGGAATGGGCGGATATAAAGAGCCGTGTAAAGGTTGCAACGGCTGCGGATAAAACCAAATCTGCGAATTTCAAATGCTAAGAAATAAAAACCCCGGAAGCCTGTGCTTCCGGGGTTCTTTTAGATCTGCTGTTCAAGCTCGGATATCATAAATTTGAGCGTCACCTGTTCGGCGATAGCTGAAACAATTATTTTCATTAATTCCCAGCCTTTCGTGAATTCCTGCCAGCCACTGGGTACGCCCAAAGGCATGCGTAGGCACAAATACTTGCGGCCTGATCTCCTGCGCCAGCTGCGGACCTCCGGCTAAACTTTCCAACCTTCTATCCACATTGGAAAAAACGACATGAACGCCGTAATCAGCCACTCTTTCCACTGCTGAGCGGAAGAACGACCGAGTAAAATCAAGTTCGTTCTGTGAAGCTGTTTCCCAATCCCAACAAGCCAAATCCCCGCCGTTATACACCTTCAACCCTTCAGGGGTACTGAAAAGGAAAGCTACCCCCAGATCATTGGACATGAGGGTCTCGATTATAAGTCCATGAAATTCATACTTTTCATCCGGTTCAACAATCAGTGCATCGCCAAAATCCAAATCAGGATACATTTCTTCAATATCGTCAGAAATAACAGCCTTTAAGGACGCAGCCCCTGCGCAAACTTCGCGGTAATCCGGAGCGAAATGATCCAAATGACTGTGAGAAAAAAAAGCGGTTACCTTTCTACCCGCCAGTACTTCCTGCAAAGCAGAGAGGACCTTATTACTCCTGAACCGCTGGGCGGGAATATCAAAGACATAACTATCTTCTCCCGCCTCAAGCACAAAGCAGTTATGAAAGATATGAACAAGACGGATTTCCATAGAACTATTCAGCTTTGGCTGCTTCCTGCTCTTCCAAAAGAGCACGGCTCACCGGCAGGTAGACATGGGACCAAGAGGTCAGATGTCCGGCCAGATATTCAGCTTCAGGGCCGGAACCGCAGAACAAATCAACCCTAGTCCCTTTGATGGCTCCACCGCGATCCTGCGCCATTACGATTTTAGCAAACGGAGTCTTGCCCTTCTCTCCCTGTTGCGGAAGACGAGTGGTCAGCAAAGCCAAAGAGCCGAGAGGCAAAACCTTGCTATCCACGGCCACACTGGCCATAGGGGTAAGCGGTGCGCCCATGGAACCGAAGGGACCTTCGTCATCAATCCTGAAAAAGACATAACTGGGGTTGGTAGTCAGCAACTCCTGAACCAGTTCGGGATTAGCAGCAAGAAAAGCTTTGATCTTCTGCATGCTCATACCCTCTTTGGGAAGCAGTCCGCGCTGAATCAAGATCTTACCGAGGGATACGTATTTTAAACCGTTTTTCCCGG
Coding sequences:
- a CDS encoding zinc ribbon domain-containing protein; protein product: MPIYEFKCPKCAKEFDELVMPGKEAKADCPECGHKECEKLLSIGNVRPNGIPKGMGGYKEPCKGCNGCG